One genomic region from Streptomyces sp. NBC_00582 encodes:
- a CDS encoding Imm32 family immunity protein, with protein MRLVSDPVFGEVDLTASAEELAALARAVAEGDGFVGSSPPLDGGTLAGVEVRKSSGPGVRVELDASRQVLVISGDPGARAILAANLEGMATAEDGGHLHIDYFPEHPYLVEGSLPIVVNSPHGGMPAR; from the coding sequence AGTGGATCTCACCGCTTCGGCGGAGGAACTGGCCGCCCTGGCGAGGGCGGTGGCCGAGGGTGACGGGTTCGTCGGCTCCTCGCCGCCACTGGACGGTGGCACCTTGGCGGGGGTCGAAGTCAGGAAGTCTTCCGGCCCCGGGGTTCGGGTCGAACTGGACGCCTCGCGGCAGGTTCTGGTGATCAGCGGCGATCCCGGCGCGAGAGCGATTCTCGCAGCCAACCTTGAGGGCATGGCCACCGCCGAGGACGGTGGTCACCTCCACATCGACTACTTTCCCGAGCACCCCTACCTCGTTGAAGGGTCCCTGCCGATCGTGGTCAACAGTCCCCACGGAGGGATGCCGGCCCGATGA